The region TGTGCAGGGCTTCGAAAATCGTGACCTGGTGCCCCAACTTGATAAGATCGCCGGCCACGGTCAGACCAGACGGGCCTCCGCCGATAACCGCCACCTTTTTCCCGGTTGCCGGCAGGATTTGCGGAAGTTCGACCCGGCCCTGACTGCGTTCATAATCGGCAGCAAAACGCTCGAGCCGACCAATAGCCACGGGCTCACCTTTTTTACCCAGGACACATTTTGACTCACACTGGCTCTCCTGCGGGCAAACCCGACCGCAAACCGCCGGTAACGCGTTGGTTTCTTTCAGCTTATGCGCGGCCCCGATAAAATCGCCATCCGCGATAAGACCGACGAATTCCGGGATTTTGACATTGACCGGACAACCCTCAACACATTTGGGCTTACTGCAACGCAAGCAGCGTCCGGCTTCCAGCATCGCCGTTTCTTTCGAGTAACCGAAAGGCACCTCTTCGAAATTGCGGGCTCTGACCTTGGCGGCCTGTTCCGGCATCGCATGCCGGGGCAGCTTATTAGCCTTATTTTCTTCAGCCATTATACATTACCTCCACATTCGCAACAACTGCAGCCTGCCCCATGCCGGAAGCGTTCGACCGCGACTTTCTCATGTTCAAGATAGATGGTCTGCCGTTTCAGCATCTCGTCGAAATCAACCTTGTGACCGTTGAATTCAGGACCGTCGACACAAACAAATTTGGTCTCACCACCGACCGTCACCCGACAAGCCCCACACATACCGGTCGCATCCACCATGATAGTCGGCAGACTCACCATGGTTTCAATGCCGAAAGGTTCGGAGGTTTTACAAACAAACTTCATCATTATCGGCGGCCCGATACCGATTACCAGATTAATCTCCCCACTTTCCCGGTTCTTTTCGAGGAGTTCCTGTTCAACCTTGGTCACCAGACCGTGAATCCCATAGGAACCATCATCCGTACAGACATAGAGTTCATCACTCAAAGCCCGCATCTTATCCTCCCAGAAAAGAAGCTCCTTGGTCCGCGCCCCGATTATTGAGATAACCTTATTCCCATGGGCTTTTAAAGCCTTGGCGATATTATGGGTCGGCGCGATGCCGATACCACCCGCGACACAAAGAACCGTACCATAATCAGCCAT is a window of Pseudomonadota bacterium DNA encoding:
- a CDS encoding sulfide/dihydroorotate dehydrogenase-like FAD/NAD-binding protein; translation: MNRIVAKEEFSQNPGVKMMQIEAPRIARKAKGGQFVVFRLNETGERVPLTVADTDPEKGLVTIIFQEVGKSTMALGKLEVGDCLADFIGPLGKPTHMADYGTVLCVAGGIGIAPTHNIAKALKAHGNKVISIIGARTKELLFWEDKMRALSDELYVCTDDGSYGIHGLVTKVEQELLEKNRESGEINLVIGIGPPIMMKFVCKTSEPFGIETMVSLPTIMVDATGMCGACRVTVGGETKFVCVDGPEFNGHKVDFDEMLKRQTIYLEHEKVAVERFRHGAGCSCCECGGNV